The window CCTCGGCGTCGGCGATCTTGACCGCCTGCACGCCGCCCAGGATTTCGCCCAGGAAGCCGGTGACGCGGCTGCCGGCGACGCGGGTGGCCCGGTCGTAGAGCAGGAAGCGCCGCCAGGCAAAGCGGTTGATGAAGAAGACGGCCAGCAGCGGCAGGGCAGCCACCAGGGTGATCCACGGGTTGACGCGGGCCATGATGGCGATGGCGAAGACGAAGAAGATGGCCTCGCCGATCTCCTGCGGCAGCCAGGTGGGGAAGTCGGCGAAGTCGCCCACGTCGCGCTCCAGGCGGTGGATGGCGTCGCCCGACTCGACGGGCATGGGCCGGGCGGCCGGCTTGGCCAGAATGTTGTGCATGAAGTTGACGCGCATGAGCACGCCGTTGATGCTGCGCACCATCCAGCCGCCCCACTCGTAGCCGACGCCCAAAATGCCCCGGCTAAGTTCTACAGCGACGAACAGGGCCAACAGGGTGACAATGCCGAAGGTGGCCGGGGCCGCGCCGGTCAGCTCGTCGAAGAAGCGCCGGGTGATGAGGCCGGGGAGCAGTTCGCTGACGATGAGCACGACGCCGAAGATCATATTGGCGGCGAAGGGCCACGGCCGGTAGCGGATGAGCGCCCACGTGCCGCGCCAGACGGGAAGCGTGTTGTTGGTAGTTTGTATTGTATTCATAGTATGTTTTCCTGCCGTGCGGGGGAGCGGGGGTGCAGGGGAGCAGGGGAGAAAAACTCTTTCCCCCCTGCTCCCTTTCTCCCCTGCTCCCCTGCATCTTCGCTCCTCATGCCAACACCTCCTCCAGACCCGTCTGGAGCAACCGGTAGAAGCGCGACGCGGGGTCGGCAGCCAGGGCGGCGCGGGGGCCGTGCTCGATGACCCGGCCGTTTTCCAGAATGAGGATGTCGTCGGCGCGCAGCACCGTGCGCAGGCGGTGGGCGATGATGATGCCCGTGCGCCCCTCCAGCAGGCGGTCGATGGCCCGCTCCAGCCGTTGTTCCGTGCCGGGGTCGAGGCGCGACGAGGCTTCATCGAGCACCACCAGCCGCGGGTCGCGCAGGAAGACGCGGGCCAGGGCCAGCAGTTGCCCCTCCCCGGCCGACAGCCCCTTGCCGCCGCCCTCCAGCACCGTATCCAGTCCGGCGGGCAGGCCGCGCAACCAGTCGTCCAGGCCGAGGGTCGCCAACGCGGCCAGGATGCGGCCGTCGTCGATGGCCGGCCGATCGGGGTCGTAGTTGTTGAACAGGGTCAGGTTGTCGCGCACGGTGGCAGCGAAGAGTTGCACGTCCTGGGTCACCAGCCCGACGTGGCGGCGCAGTTCGCCCAGGGGGACGGTGCGGATGTCGGCGGAGACGACAGACGACGGACGACGGACGGCGGATGGGGCATTGCTATCCGTTGTCTGTGGGCCGTGGTCCGTCGTCTCGCCGGCTACCAGTCGAATCGCGCCCGCGTCCACGTCATAGAGACGAAATAACAGCCGCGTCAGGGTCGTCTTGCCGCTGCCGGTGCGGCCGAGCACGCCCAGCACGCGGCCGGGGGCGAGGGTGAAGGTGACGTCGTGGAGAACGGTGGGGGTGGCGGGTCGCGGGTCGCGGGTGGCGGGTGGCGCGCCTAGTGGCGTGCCCTCTTCATTCGTAATTCCTAATTCGTAATTCGTAATTTGCCGGTCCTTATAAGCGAACGATACCCCATCGAAGGCCACGCCCGGCGCGCCCGGCGGCAGGACGGCCGCCGCGCCGGACGCATCGACTACCTCCGGCCGCAAATCGAAAAACTCGCGGGTGCGGTTGACGCTCGCCAGGGCGCGCTGGATGCCGGCCAGTTCGCGGCGAATGGAATCGAGCGGCGACTCCAGCAAGCCGACGTAGAAGACCAGCAGGAAGACCGTGCCGATGGTCATCGTCCCGGCGCGATAGGCCAGGGCGGCGATGCCCATCGTGGCCGCCACCGCCACGGCGAAGAGCACCCAACTGGTGGAGCTGATCGCCGTGCCGAGCGTGTGGGTGCGGGTGCGCAGCGTGGCGTAGCTATTCAGCAGCGGGTAGAGGCGCTGCATGACGTAGCCCGCGCCGCCGTTGGGCAGCACGTCTTCGGTGCCGGTCACGTGCTCCTCCAGGAAGCCAAGCAGTTCGGCCGAAGCCTGGCTGATACGGATGTAGAGGCGCACCATGCGCTGCTGGATGACGCGAAAGAGGGTCAGCATCAGCAGCGCATAGACCAGGGCCACCAGGCCGACGCGCCACTCCTCCACGAACAGCAGCACGAGGATGCCGGCCACCAGCAGGCCGTTGCCGATGAGGCTGACGACGATCTCCGAAAAGTACTCGGCCAACTGGCCCACGTCGCTATCGATGCGCTCGATGAGTTCACCGGGGGTGCGCAGCTTGTGGAAGCCCATGTCGAGACGCAGCACGTGGGCCGTCAGGTCGCCGCGCAGGGCGTTGGTCGTGGCCCAGCCCAGGTCTTCGGTCAGGTAGACGGTGATGAGATAGAGGATCTTCTGGGCCAGCACGGCGGCAAAGAACAGCCCGGCGATCAGGTAGAGACGGTTCGCTGAACCGTCTCCTCCGCCTGAACCGTCTATGGCCGCGCCCCCGCCGGACACGGTATCGACAAAGCGGCCGAGCAGTTGCGGCCCCAGGAGTTGCAGGCCAATGCCGGCCAGCAGCAGGACGACCAGCAGCGCCACGCGACCGCGATAGGGCCGCAGATAGTGGCGCAGCATGGCGATGGGTTGAGTTGGGATCGATTGATTCATAAACTGTATTGCGTTACTCAGACTGCATGGGTTGGACGACGGACGACAGACCGCGGGCGACGGACGGCGATCAGGCGGCCGTCATTAGTCAGCGGTCGTTCCCACCGGGGGCGGCTAACGTATGGGTCTGTGTTCGCGGGGAGCAGGTAAGGCGAAACCACAGGGCTGGTGTCCCTGCGGCCGGGCAGATGCGGGGCTATGAGCACGGCCGCGCCGGGGGGCGGGCCGGGTTGTCGAAAGGGCCGAATCTACCAGGCGGCGGGATAGATAGCGCGCCGGGTGGGAGAAGGATATGTGGTGGTGGTTAGTTGCATGTTAGGTTCCTCCTGTCGTCTCGTTCAAGTTGTCCAACGTGGGGCAGGATAGCATGAAAAATGGGGTGGTGTCAAGGCGAGGCCGGGTTGTCTCTAAAACTTCATGCGACTTTAGAGTTGATCAAACATGACTACCCTCATTTCACATTTGGGTTTATCCTACCATCGTAGCATTATCGGACGGGCTAGGATAAGAAGATAGCCATGAAATCCCGCAGCGTGGCGGCCGTTCTACTCATTGCCTTATTGGCCTGGCCTCTGGTCAACCAATGGGCCAAACAGGCCCGGACGACGCCGCTTGTGCCCCTGACCCCCGTCCCCCAGCCGGCCGACACCCTCTACCGCTTCGCCGTTATCGGCGACTACGGCGACAACTCGGCCGGTGAGGCGGCCGTGGCCGCCCTGGTGGCCGGCTGGAACCCCGATTTCGTCATCACCACCGGCGATAACAACTACCCCAACGGCGGGGCCGCGACTATCGACCGCAACATCGGCCAATTTTACAGCGCCTTCATCGGCAACTATCATGGGCAATACGGCCTAGGCAGCCCGACCAATCGCTTCTGGCCCAGCCTGGGCAACCATGACTGGCATTCCATCGGCTGCGGCGCGGCCGGCTGCAACGGCCCCTATTTCGATTACTTCACCCTGCCCGGCAACGAACGCTACTATCAGGTCGATTACGGGCCGCTGCGCCTCTACGCGCTGGACAGCGCCGGCACCGAACCCGACGGCGAGACCTTCGACTCGGTGCAGGGCAACTGGCTGCAAGGCGCGTTGGCCGCTTCCGATGCCTGCTACGACGTGGTCTACTTCCATCACCCGCCCTACTCCTCCGGCAAGCACGGTTCCAATGAAAAGATGCGCTGGCCCTTCGCCGCGTGGGGGGCCGACGTGGTGCTGTCGGGCCACGAGCACAGCTACGAACGGCTCGACGTGGCCGGAATGCCCTATTTCGTCAACGGCATCGGCGGCAAGAGCAAGTACCCCTTCAGCCACATCGGCGACCTGCCGGAAGGGGTCACCTCGGTGGTACGCTACAATGAGAATTACGGGGCCATGCTGGTCACCCTGAGCCAGACGGGTATCGTCGCCCAGTTATTCGATGCCGACGGCAACCTGATCGATCAATACACCCAGGCCAAGGATTGCGGCGGCGCAACCACGCCGACGGCGACGCCGACCCCCACGCCCTCGCCAACGCCGACCGCGACGCCCACCATCACCAGCACATCGACGCCCACCGCGACCGGCACGCCAACCGCGTCACCGACCACCACATCGACGCCAACCGCGTCGCCGACGCCGACCATCACCACCACGCCAACCGCCACACCGACCGGCACGCTAACCATCACCGCCACGCCGACGATGACGGCCACAACCACGCCGACGCCGACCATGCCACCGGTATCGACCGCCACGGCCACGGCGACGGGCACAGTCGAGCCGACCCCGGCGTTCCGTTGGTCCCTGTTCTTGCCGGGGGTTGTCAGCGATTAGGCCAATGGTATCGGGGGTATATTGCCGCAAGCTCCACTTCTGCTAAAATGATCGTGAAACTTTGCACGATTAGCAGGGACTCAGATTGTGGACCATACCATCCCGGAAATTGTCATCGGCCGCCTACCGCTCTATTTGCGCGAACTCAGCCGCATGGCCGGCGAGTCGGGCAAGATCAAGACCTCTTCGCATGAATTGGCCCAGCGCCTCGGCATCAGCCCCGCGCAAATCCGCAAAGACCTGTCCCACTTCGGCGAATTCGGCAAGCAGGGCACCGGCTACCATATCTCCTACCTCATCGAACGGCTGACGGATATTTTGCATCTGAACGATGAGTGGCCGGTGGCGCTGGTGGGGGCGGGCTTTCTGGGCCAGGCGTTAGCCAGCTATCGCGGCTTCCAGCGCCGGGGGTTCGCCATCACCTGTGTGTTCGACAGCGACCCAGCCAAAGTCGGGGTGAAGGCCGGTGGGCTGGTGGTGCAGGACGCGGCCACGATGGCAACCCGGCTGCGCGAGGCGGGCATTCGCATCGCTATCCTGGCCGTGCCCGCCGACGCGGCCCAGGCCACGGCCGACGCGCTGGTGGCCGCCGGCGTGGGGGCCATCCTCAGCTACGCGCCCGTCTCGCTGACCGTGCCGCCCGGCGTGTCCGTCAGCTATAGCGACCCCGTGGTGCAGTTGCAGCAGATGACGTATCACCTCAGTATTGAGAACGAGTAATTCTGCACAATTTTTATTCCCTTCCGCCCATTATTATTGATACTAGCCGTTAAGGCTCGGCAAGCACGGTCGATGCCCTTTTGCCTTGGTAACCAATGACCTGTAAACTAACTATCTAAGGTAGCAACGGATGGCAGGCAAAGGAACAGCAGTCAAGAATGGCAATGAATTGAAGCGGGTTGTCGTCGAGACCGGTGAATCTCTTGGTCTGGTGGCGTCAACCGAAGTTAAAGTGGGTCGTCGCATTTGGGGTGCGGTTAGAAATATCGATGTTGTGTTGACCGATCCTTTGACCCGACAGCGAATCGGGCTGGAATGCAAGTATCAGGGCAGTACGGGGTCAGCAGAAGAGAAGGTACAGGCGACATTAGAGGATATCCGCGCTTGGCCGATCCGAGGATTAGTTGTGATTGCCGGCCCTGGATTCTCACAAAATATGCGCGGTTATCTGATTTCAACAGGCAGTGTGATTGATATCCAGGACTTATCAGACTGGTTAAGACTCTATTTTGGGCTTCCATGACCCACACCGTGTCAACTTCCTCACCTGTTCGCGCCCGGCCAGTACTTAAATGGGCAGGTGGCAAAGGACAGTTACTTCCCGACCTGCTGAAGCGTTTACCCGACTCATTTGAAGCATATCACGAACCCTTCGTTGG is drawn from Candidatus Promineifilum breve and contains these coding sequences:
- a CDS encoding metallophosphoesterase family protein, translating into MKSRSVAAVLLIALLAWPLVNQWAKQARTTPLVPLTPVPQPADTLYRFAVIGDYGDNSAGEAAVAALVAGWNPDFVITTGDNNYPNGGAATIDRNIGQFYSAFIGNYHGQYGLGSPTNRFWPSLGNHDWHSIGCGAAGCNGPYFDYFTLPGNERYYQVDYGPLRLYALDSAGTEPDGETFDSVQGNWLQGALAASDACYDVVYFHHPPYSSGKHGSNEKMRWPFAAWGADVVLSGHEHSYERLDVAGMPYFVNGIGGKSKYPFSHIGDLPEGVTSVVRYNENYGAMLVTLSQTGIVAQLFDADGNLIDQYTQAKDCGGATTPTATPTPTPSPTPTATPTITSTSTPTATGTPTASPTTTSTPTASPTPTITTTPTATPTGTLTITATPTMTATTTPTPTMPPVSTATATATGTVEPTPAFRWSLFLPGVVSD
- a CDS encoding ABC transporter ATP-binding protein; amino-acid sequence: MNQSIPTQPIAMLRHYLRPYRGRVALLVVLLLAGIGLQLLGPQLLGRFVDTVSGGGAAIDGSGGGDGSANRLYLIAGLFFAAVLAQKILYLITVYLTEDLGWATTNALRGDLTAHVLRLDMGFHKLRTPGELIERIDSDVGQLAEYFSEIVVSLIGNGLLVAGILVLLFVEEWRVGLVALVYALLMLTLFRVIQQRMVRLYIRISQASAELLGFLEEHVTGTEDVLPNGGAGYVMQRLYPLLNSYATLRTRTHTLGTAISSTSWVLFAVAVAATMGIAALAYRAGTMTIGTVFLLVFYVGLLESPLDSIRRELAGIQRALASVNRTREFFDLRPEVVDASGAAAVLPPGAPGVAFDGVSFAYKDRQITNYELGITNEEGTPLGAPPATRDPRPATPTVLHDVTFTLAPGRVLGVLGRTGSGKTTLTRLLFRLYDVDAGAIRLVAGETTDHGPQTTDSNAPSAVRRPSSVVSADIRTVPLGELRRHVGLVTQDVQLFAATVRDNLTLFNNYDPDRPAIDDGRILAALATLGLDDWLRGLPAGLDTVLEGGGKGLSAGEGQLLALARVFLRDPRLVVLDEASSRLDPGTEQRLERAIDRLLEGRTGIIIAHRLRTVLRADDILILENGRVIEHGPRAALAADPASRFYRLLQTGLEEVLA
- a CDS encoding redox-sensing transcriptional repressor Rex, which encodes MVDHTIPEIVIGRLPLYLRELSRMAGESGKIKTSSHELAQRLGISPAQIRKDLSHFGEFGKQGTGYHISYLIERLTDILHLNDEWPVALVGAGFLGQALASYRGFQRRGFAITCVFDSDPAKVGVKAGGLVVQDAATMATRLREAGIRIAILAVPADAAQATADALVAAGVGAILSYAPVSLTVPPGVSVSYSDPVVQLQQMTYHLSIENE
- a CDS encoding PD-(D/E)XK nuclease superfamily protein; this translates as MAGKGTAVKNGNELKRVVVETGESLGLVASTEVKVGRRIWGAVRNIDVVLTDPLTRQRIGLECKYQGSTGSAEEKVQATLEDIRAWPIRGLVVIAGPGFSQNMRGYLISTGSVIDIQDLSDWLRLYFGLP